A part of Ziziphus jujuba cultivar Dongzao chromosome 8, ASM3175591v1 genomic DNA contains:
- the LOC107414408 gene encoding uncharacterized protein LOC107414408, giving the protein MGCRINPSNPPFLFKPSAEKLRPRLKTITFSSSPSSSSQNQQRPPSSFATPDTQTQLPKSEIYSVDFKTLKACKLGISQYPDFEYNAEGGRGTGSGKKVTENSLTDEIISVSFDLNTVYIPPLKSATTKFLGLPLPPFLKIDIVPELFQGSINKESGKVGLEFKAKFWFSVGSIYKAPPLLVETMLTSEESNGTMRSAKGERLDENGNCRLVGVATVDPIDDFLMNSFLGLPTECLADLNAIISLSACS; this is encoded by the exons ATGGGTTGCAGAATAAATCCCTCAAACCCTCCATTTCTGTTCAAACCCTCAGCTGAAAAACTAAGGCCAAGACTGAAAACAATCACCTTCTCttcctctccttcttcttccagTCAAAACCAGCAACGACCACCCAGTTCCTTTGCCACCCCAGATACTCAAACCCAATTGCCAAAATCTGAAATTTACTCTGTTGATTTCAAAACTTTGAAAGCTTGCAAGCTTGGCATTTCCCAATATCCTGACTTTGAATACAATGCAGAAGGTGGAAGAGGAACTGGGTCTGGTAAAAAAGTCACAGAAAACAGCTTGACTGATGAAATCATTTCAGTTTCATTTGACCTCAACACAGTCTACATTCCACCATTGAAGAGTGCAACAACTAAGTTTTTGGGTCTTCCATTGCCACCATTTCTGAAGATTGATATTGTCCCAGAACTCTTCCAAGGGAGCATAAATAAAGAATCTGGAAAG GTTGGACTTGAATTCAAGGCCAAGTTTTGGTTCTCAGTTGGGAGTATCTATAAAGCTCCACCATTGCTGGTGGAGACCATGTTGACATCTGAGGAGTCGAATGGGACAATGAGAAGTGCGAAAGGAGAGAGGTTGGATGAAAATGGAAACTGCAGATTGGTTGGTGTGGCAACCGTTGATCCGATTGATGATTTCCTTATGAATTCCTTCCTTGGCCTTCCCACTGAATGCCTTGCCGATCTCAATGCCATCATTTCCTTATCTGCTTGTTCTTAA
- the LOC107414465 gene encoding uncharacterized protein LOC107414465 isoform X1: MGRLHWIIFFTFTAVSALVPALHASAGDADPIYKSCVEDCEKSGCVKDKCFQHCKFTSDGKPIDGPWYLQEPLYLRWKQWDCRSDCRYQCMLAREEERQKLGDKPVKYHGKWPFQRVYGIQEPVAVALSALNLAIQFHGWISFYILLHYKLPLRPNKRTHYEYTGLWHIYALFSMNSWFWSAVYHSRDVELTEKLDYSSAVALLGFTLILAILRAFNVRDEAARVMVAAPLIAFVTTHILYLNFYKLDYVKLYCLVTDLRNIVSHAQMNLPQCLAHFLGLNFKVCSAMRVTQLLIWAVWAGVTRHPSRWKLWVVVAGGGVAMLLEIYDFPPYHGFVDAHALWHATTVPLTYLWWSFVRDDAEFRTLALHKKVK, translated from the exons ATGGGTCGTCTCCATTGGATTATCTTCTTCACTTTCACTGCAGTCTCAGCTCTTGTTCCTGCTCTCCATGCTAGTGCCGGTGATGCTGATCCGATATACAA GTCTTGCGTGGAGGACTGTGAGAAATCTGGTTGTGTGAAGGACAAATGCTTTCAACACTGTAAATTTACTTCTGATGGGAAACCTATTGATGGTCCATGGTACCTGCAAGAACCACTTTATCTGCGCTGGAAACAATGGGACTGCCGCAGCGACTGCCGATACCAATGCATGCTTGCTAGGGAGGAAGAAAGACAGAAACTTGGTGACAAGCCTGTCAAGTATCATGGGAAATGGCCCTTTCAGCGTGTTTATGGCATCCAG GAGCCAGTTGCTGTTGCTCTCTCTGCTCTCAATCTTGCCATACAATTTCATGGTTGGATATCCTTTTACATCCTTCTACACTACAAATTGCCTTTGAGGCCAAATAAGAGAACCCATTATGAATATACTGGTTTATGGCATATCTATGCACTATTTTCTATGAATTCTTGGTTCTGGAGTGCTGTATATCACAGTAG AGATGTGGAGTTGACAGAGAAGCTAGACTATTCATCTGCTGTGGCACTACTTGGATTTACCCTCATTCTAGCAATACTGCGAGCTTTTAATGTGAGAGATGAGGCTGCCAGGGTCATGGTTGCAGCTCCACTGATTGCTTTTGTAACCACACACATTTTGTACCTGAATTTCTATAAACTCGATTACg TGAAACTATATTGCTTGGTGACTGACCTAAGGAACATAGTCAGTCATGCACAAATGAATCTTCCACAATGCCTAGCACATTTTTTAG GCTTGAACTTCAAAGTGTGCTCGGCCATGCGTGTCACTCAGCTTCTTATATGGGCAGTTTGGGCTGGAGTCACTCGGCATCCATCACGCTGGAAACTGTGGGTGGTGGTTGCTGGAGGAGGTGTTGCCATGCTTCTGGAGATATATGATTTCCCACCATACCATGGGTTTGTGGACGCTCATGCTCTCTGGCATGCAACTACCGTCCCTCTCACATACCTCTGGTGGAGTTTTGTGAGAGATGATGCCGAGTTTAGGACATTAGCTCTCCACAAGAAAGTCAAGTAG
- the LOC107414471 gene encoding ABC transporter B family member 28 translates to MVMACSATLSLSPPYHHFLTRVRTTKLAISSPRLPLQSHSFPPFPRLVVLPVPSRSTVAPFAYVSGPASDPNVCDEDPNFEGSDSKAQLSSPSAVSWGLLWRLLMKYKLRLALSALTLIGCTTCTLSMPLFSGRFFEVLIGARPEPLWKLLSKVGILYALEPILTVIFVVNMNTIWEKVMSTLRAQIFGRVLIQKVEFFDRYKVGELTGLLTSDLGSLKNIVSENISRDRGFRALSEVIGTICILFALAPQLAPVLGVLMLTVSVLVAVYKRSTMPVFKAHGLTQATLSDCISETFSAIRTVRSFGGEKRQMLMFGRQVLAYQSSGIKLGAFKSINESVTRVAVYVSLLALYSLGGSKVKAGELSIGTVASFIGYTFTLTFAVQGLVNTFGDLRASFAAVERINSVLSGVEIDEALAYGLERELQQTKLPDENYKLFLVDGYNEKNQSINMHYMSALKSASNVACLARSGDVCLEDVHFSYPVRPDVEILNGLNLTLKCGTVTALVGPSGAGKSTIVQLLARFYEPTQGRITVAGEDVRTFDKSEWARVVSIVNQDPVLFSVSVGENIAYGLPDESVSRDDVIKAAKAANAHEFIISLPQGYDTLVGERGGLLSGGQRQRVAIARALLKNAPILILDEATSALDAVSERLVQDALNQLMKDRTTLVIAHRLSTVQNAHQIALCSEGRIAELGTHFELLAKNGHYASLVGTQRLAFE, encoded by the exons ATGGTCATGGCCTGCTcggcgactctctctctctctcctccataTCATCACTTTCTCACCCGCGTCCGTACCACCAAGCTCGCTATCTCTTCTCCACGCCTTCCCCTCCAATCGCACTCCTTCCCGCCATTTCCTCGCCTTGTCGTCCTTCCCGTACCGTCGAGGTCCACGGTCGCTCCGTTCGCCTATGTTTCCGGACCCGCATCCGACCCTAATGTCTGCGATGAAGACCCGAATTTCGAAGGCTCGGACTCGAAGGCTCAGCTGTCGTCGCCGAGTGCCGTTAGTTGGGGACTCCTGTGGAGGCTTTTGATGAAGTACAAACTGAGACTCGCTCTCTCGGCTTTGACTCTCATTGGCTGCACCACTTGTACTCTCTCAATGCCCCTTTTTTCAG ggcGGTTCTTTGAAGTGCTAATTGGCGCTAGACCAGAGCCATTATGGAAGTTGCTAAGTAAAGTTGGAATTCTGTATGCGTTGGAGCCAATTTTGACTGTAATTTTTGTTGTAAACATGAATACCATATGGGAGAAGGTTATGTCGACTCTCAGAGCTCAGATTTTTGGAAGGGTATTGATTCAGAAG GTCGAGTTTTTTGACCGGTATAAG GTCGGGGAACTTACTGGTTTGTTAACGTCTGATTTGGGTTCTCTTAAAAATATTGTCAGCGAAAATATTTCAAGGGATCGTGGATTCCGGGCACTTTCTGAG GTCATTGGGACAATATGCATACTTTTTGCTTTGGCTCCCCAACTTGCTCCAGTTCTGGGTgtgctgatgctcactgtgtcTGTTTTAGTTG CTGTATATAAGCGATCAACGATGCCAGTTTTTAAAGCTCATGGCTTGACTCAAGCTACTCTATCTGATTGCATTTCAGAAACGTTTTCTGCAATTCGTACT GTAAGATCTTTTGGCGGTGAAAAGCGCCAAATGCTGATGTTTGGCAGGCAG GTTCTTGCTTACCAGAGCAGTGGTATCAAGCTCGGGgcttttaaatctattaatgaATCTGTGACTAGAGTTGCTGTCTATGTATCACTGTTGGCATTGTATTCTCTTGGAGGAAGCAAAGTGAAGGCG GGTGAACTCTCTATCGGGACGGTGGCTTCCTTTATTGGATACACTTTCACATTAACATTTGCT gTTCAAGGTCTAGTTAACACATTTGGAGATCTTCGTGCAAGTTTTGCAGCTGTTGAGAGGATTAATTCTGTTTTATCCGGTGTAGAAATTGATGAAGCCCTTGCTTATGGTTTAGAGAGAGAATTGCAACAAACAAAATTACCTGATGAGAATTATAAATTGTTCCTTGTTGACGGTTATAATGAGAAAAATCAATCTATAAATATGCACTACATGTCAGCTCTCAAATCTGCTAGTAACGTTGCCTGCTTAGCTCGGTCTGGTGATGTTTGCCTTGAAG ATGTGCATTTCTCTTACCCTGTAAGGCCTGACGTTGAAATCCTAAATGGCCTAAACTTAACACTAAAATGTGGAACTGTAACTGCTCTAGTCGGCCCAAGTGGTGCAGGCAAAAGTACAATAGTACAGCTACTGGCACGTTTCTATGAG CCAACCCAAGGTCGTATCACAGTTGCAGGAGAGGATGTCCGGACATTTGACAAGAGTGAATGGGCACGTGTGGTGTCTATTGTGAATCAA GACCCTGTTCTTTTTTCGGTGTCTGTCGGAGAAAATATTGCATACGGGCTTCCAGATGAGAGTGTATCTAGGGATGATGTGATAAAAGCAGCAAAAGCCGCAAATGCACATGAATTCATAATTTCACTTCCACAG GGTTATGATACACTAGTTGGTGAGCGTGGAGGCTTGCTTAGTGGGGGCCAGAGGCAG AGAGTTGCTATAGCAAGAGCACTGCTTAAGAATGCTCCAATTTTAATCCTTGATGAG GCAACCAGTGCACTGGATGCGGTTAGTGAGCGCCTGGTCCAGGATGCTCTGAACCAATTGATGAAAGACAGGACAACATTGGTCATTGCTCACCGATTAAGCACAGTACAGAATGCGCATCAAATTGCACTTTGTTCTGAAGGAAGGATTGCAGAACTTGGGACACACTTTGAGTTATTGGCTAAGAATGGTCATTATGCTTCATTGGTTGGCACTCAAAGGCTAGCATTTGAGTAA
- the LOC107414465 gene encoding uncharacterized protein LOC107414465 isoform X2, translating into MGRLHWIIFFTFTAVSALVPALHASAGDADPIYKSCVEDCEKSGCVKDKCFQHCKFTSDGKPIDGPWYLQEPLYLRWKQWDCRSDCRYQCMLAREEERQKLGDKPVKYHGKWPFQRVYGIQEPVAVALSALNLAIQFHGWISFYILLHYKLPLRPNKRTHYEYTGLWHIYALFSMNSWFWSAVYHSRDVELTEKLDYSSAVALLGFTLILAILRAFNVRDEAARVMVAAPLIAFVTTHILYLNFYKLDYGLNFKVCSAMRVTQLLIWAVWAGVTRHPSRWKLWVVVAGGGVAMLLEIYDFPPYHGFVDAHALWHATTVPLTYLWWSFVRDDAEFRTLALHKKVK; encoded by the exons ATGGGTCGTCTCCATTGGATTATCTTCTTCACTTTCACTGCAGTCTCAGCTCTTGTTCCTGCTCTCCATGCTAGTGCCGGTGATGCTGATCCGATATACAA GTCTTGCGTGGAGGACTGTGAGAAATCTGGTTGTGTGAAGGACAAATGCTTTCAACACTGTAAATTTACTTCTGATGGGAAACCTATTGATGGTCCATGGTACCTGCAAGAACCACTTTATCTGCGCTGGAAACAATGGGACTGCCGCAGCGACTGCCGATACCAATGCATGCTTGCTAGGGAGGAAGAAAGACAGAAACTTGGTGACAAGCCTGTCAAGTATCATGGGAAATGGCCCTTTCAGCGTGTTTATGGCATCCAG GAGCCAGTTGCTGTTGCTCTCTCTGCTCTCAATCTTGCCATACAATTTCATGGTTGGATATCCTTTTACATCCTTCTACACTACAAATTGCCTTTGAGGCCAAATAAGAGAACCCATTATGAATATACTGGTTTATGGCATATCTATGCACTATTTTCTATGAATTCTTGGTTCTGGAGTGCTGTATATCACAGTAG AGATGTGGAGTTGACAGAGAAGCTAGACTATTCATCTGCTGTGGCACTACTTGGATTTACCCTCATTCTAGCAATACTGCGAGCTTTTAATGTGAGAGATGAGGCTGCCAGGGTCATGGTTGCAGCTCCACTGATTGCTTTTGTAACCACACACATTTTGTACCTGAATTTCTATAAACTCGATTACg GCTTGAACTTCAAAGTGTGCTCGGCCATGCGTGTCACTCAGCTTCTTATATGGGCAGTTTGGGCTGGAGTCACTCGGCATCCATCACGCTGGAAACTGTGGGTGGTGGTTGCTGGAGGAGGTGTTGCCATGCTTCTGGAGATATATGATTTCCCACCATACCATGGGTTTGTGGACGCTCATGCTCTCTGGCATGCAACTACCGTCCCTCTCACATACCTCTGGTGGAGTTTTGTGAGAGATGATGCCGAGTTTAGGACATTAGCTCTCCACAAGAAAGTCAAGTAG